Proteins from a genomic interval of Desulfovibrio piger:
- a CDS encoding metallophosphoesterase: MEILQISDLHLRGDGKLSFRKVDTPACLRTAAAYLHALNRMPDAIVITGDLADSGDEHAYHMLYEALGDLPVPIYAVPGNHDRRDRMRAILKGWVPEESPVPPRVCHCVDMGEVRLVMLDSMEPGSHSGHCPEAMARWLDACLQEDSSRPALVFMHHPPFITGMGAMDEPFEGADLLRDVLSRAPWARLCCGHMHRPIFTAWAQGLALTVPSISMQIDLDLSPQGGDTFRMEMPGYMLHHWDGSHLNSHVCQIPADVDFSGPHPFADSVNPVED, encoded by the coding sequence ATGGAAATCCTGCAAATATCGGACCTGCATCTGCGCGGCGACGGCAAGCTCTCCTTCCGCAAGGTGGACACGCCCGCCTGCCTGCGCACGGCGGCGGCCTATCTGCACGCCCTGAACCGCATGCCCGACGCCATCGTCATCACCGGCGACCTGGCCGACAGCGGTGACGAGCATGCCTACCACATGCTCTACGAGGCACTCGGCGACCTGCCCGTGCCCATCTACGCCGTGCCCGGCAACCATGACCGTCGTGACCGCATGCGTGCCATCCTCAAGGGCTGGGTGCCCGAAGAAAGCCCCGTGCCGCCGCGCGTCTGCCATTGCGTGGACATGGGCGAAGTGCGCCTGGTCATGCTGGACAGCATGGAGCCCGGTTCCCACAGCGGGCACTGTCCCGAAGCCATGGCCCGCTGGCTGGACGCCTGCCTGCAGGAAGACAGCAGCCGCCCGGCCCTGGTCTTCATGCATCATCCGCCCTTCATCACGGGCATGGGAGCCATGGACGAACCCTTCGAAGGCGCCGACCTGCTGCGTGACGTGCTGTCCCGCGCGCCCTGGGCCCGTCTGTGCTGCGGCCACATGCACCGCCCCATCTTCACTGCCTGGGCGCAGGGCCTGGCCCTGACCGTGCCTTCCATCTCCATGCAGATCGACCTCGACCTCAGCCCCCAGGGCGGCGACACCTTCCGTATGGAGATGCCCGGCTACATGCTGCACCACTGGGACGGCAGCCACCTCAACAGCCACGTGTGCCAGATCCCCGCCGATGTGGACTTCTCCGGTCCCCATCCCTTCGCGGATTCCGTCAACCCCGTGGAAGACTGA
- a CDS encoding B3/B4 domain-containing protein gives MSDSPFTRPVIRPDADILARVPGLCLGCLVHEVEVEPSRPDCQDYLDNELAPRLVARMEGEPLAQWPNLGPSRAGCKACGKDPGRYRISSEALYRRLKQGKGLYAINSVVDANNIASLETGFSLGSYTLANLRGDITFRRGLPGETYEGIGKGGLNLENLPLLADALGPFGSPVSDSTRALVDERTRVCLTIIYGFDGAAPVEEALRISAAAFARFCRCRPLCDPWCVQG, from the coding sequence GTGAGCGATTCTCCTTTTACCCGTCCCGTCATCCGTCCCGATGCCGACATCCTCGCCCGTGTGCCCGGCCTCTGCCTGGGCTGTCTCGTCCATGAAGTGGAGGTCGAACCCAGCCGCCCCGACTGTCAGGACTATCTGGACAACGAGCTGGCCCCCCGTCTCGTGGCCCGCATGGAAGGCGAGCCCCTGGCCCAGTGGCCCAACCTGGGGCCCTCGCGTGCGGGCTGCAAGGCCTGCGGCAAGGACCCCGGCCGCTACCGCATCTCTTCCGAGGCCCTGTACCGCCGCCTCAAGCAGGGCAAGGGACTGTACGCCATCAACAGCGTGGTGGACGCCAACAACATCGCCTCGCTGGAGACGGGCTTTTCCCTGGGCAGCTACACGCTTGCCAATCTTCGGGGCGACATCACCTTCCGCCGCGGCCTGCCGGGCGAGACCTACGAAGGTATCGGCAAGGGCGGCCTCAATCTGGAGAACCTGCCCCTGCTGGCCGATGCGCTGGGCCCCTTCGGCAGCCCTGTCAGCGATTCCACCCGCGCTCTGGTGGATGAACGGACGCGCGTCTGTCTGACCATCATCTACGGTTTTGACGGAGCGGCCCCCGTGGAAGAGGCGCTGCGCATCAGCGCCGCCGCCTTCGCCCGCTTCTGCCGCTGCCGTCCCCTGTGCGATCCCTGGTGCGTCCAGGGCTAG
- a CDS encoding phosphomannomutase → MTDLSCFKAYDIRGKVPDPLSPELAFALGRAVAEHFAARRVVLGYDARLSGPVLHAALAAGLHQAGARVFSLGMCGTEEIYDAAARQDFDAGIMITGSHNPADENGFKLVLRGARPVSGDSGLHDLRDRVAAQLAAGVNLPADEAPVTPVSFRQEYVRRILDYTGAAAQKPLRIVADAGNGCAGLLLRELAPHLPHEFIFCQMEPDGTFPNGVPNPLLPEKRAATARAVREHKADLGIAWDGDFDRCFFYDNEGNFIEGYYLVGLLASELLPRFPGARIIYDTRVYWNTRELIQAGGGIPVMGKTGHAFMKERMRAEDAVYGGEMSAHHYFRDFAYCDSGMLPWLLVIAAMQRHGKPLAELVRERMDAWPCSGEINRRVADAPALMRKIRDHYAPAATYEDAIDGVNLEFGDWRFNLRMSNTEPLLRLNVESRADRALLEEKTAELLALIDAGL, encoded by the coding sequence ATGACCGATCTTTCCTGCTTCAAGGCCTATGACATCCGCGGCAAGGTGCCCGATCCCCTGTCCCCCGAGCTGGCCTTTGCCCTGGGCCGCGCCGTGGCCGAACATTTTGCCGCCCGGCGCGTCGTCCTCGGCTACGATGCCCGTCTGAGCGGCCCGGTGCTGCACGCCGCGCTGGCCGCGGGCCTGCATCAGGCCGGGGCCCGGGTCTTCAGCTTGGGCATGTGCGGTACCGAGGAGATCTACGATGCCGCCGCCCGGCAGGACTTCGACGCCGGCATCATGATCACCGGCAGCCACAACCCGGCCGACGAGAACGGCTTCAAACTGGTGCTGCGCGGCGCCCGGCCCGTGAGCGGCGATTCCGGTCTGCACGATCTGCGCGACCGCGTGGCGGCCCAGCTGGCCGCGGGCGTGAACCTGCCTGCGGACGAAGCCCCGGTGACGCCGGTCAGCTTCCGGCAGGAGTACGTCCGCCGCATCCTGGACTACACCGGCGCCGCCGCGCAAAAGCCCCTCAGGATCGTGGCCGACGCGGGCAACGGCTGTGCCGGTCTGCTGCTCAGGGAGCTGGCCCCGCACCTGCCGCACGAATTCATCTTCTGCCAGATGGAGCCCGACGGCACCTTCCCCAACGGGGTGCCCAATCCCCTGCTGCCCGAAAAGCGCGCCGCCACGGCCCGGGCCGTGCGCGAACACAAGGCCGACCTGGGCATCGCCTGGGACGGCGACTTTGACCGCTGCTTCTTCTACGACAACGAAGGCAACTTCATCGAAGGCTACTATCTGGTGGGCCTGCTGGCTTCCGAGCTGCTGCCCCGCTTCCCCGGTGCCAGGATCATCTACGATACCCGCGTCTACTGGAACACCCGCGAACTCATCCAGGCGGGCGGCGGCATCCCCGTCATGGGCAAGACGGGCCATGCCTTCATGAAGGAACGCATGCGCGCCGAAGATGCCGTCTATGGCGGCGAGATGAGCGCCCACCACTACTTCCGCGACTTTGCCTACTGTGATTCCGGCATGCTGCCCTGGCTGCTGGTCATCGCGGCCATGCAGCGCCACGGCAAGCCCCTGGCCGAGCTGGTGCGCGAACGCATGGACGCCTGGCCCTGCAGCGGCGAGATCAACCGCCGCGTGGCCGACGCCCCGGCCCTGATGCGCAAGATCCGCGACCACTACGCCCCCGCCGCCACCTATGAAGACGCCATCGACGGCGTCAACCTGGAGTTCGGCGACTGGCGCTTCAACCTGCGCATGTCCAACACCGAGCCCCTGCTGCGCCTCAACGTGGAGAGCCGTGCGGACAGGGCCCTGCTGGAAGAAAAGACCGCCGAGCTGCTGGCCCTTATCGACGCCGGTCTGTGA
- a CDS encoding DMT family transporter, which translates to MEKSKLAAAMFIVGSIGLFVHYIPLPPAVIACARAVIGTLFLLLVLRLKKTPLHGQAIRKNALCLLLSGAALGFNWIFLFEAFRHTGIAVATLCYYMAPVFVILLSPLVLGERLTRRKIVCTLLAVLGAVCISGVFTGSRQDPRGIAFGLAAALLYCSLILLNKRLRGLDTLETTFCQLCTAALVMLPYVLLGGHLHGLAPAPSTLFLLLVVGIVHTGLVYILFFSAVGRLPAQTTAVLSYVDPVTAILLATLFLHQPFGPAELCGTVLILGATLANELPGNRTAEAQS; encoded by the coding sequence ATGGAAAAAAGCAAACTGGCCGCCGCCATGTTCATCGTGGGCAGCATCGGCCTCTTCGTCCACTACATCCCGCTGCCCCCGGCGGTCATCGCCTGTGCCCGGGCCGTCATCGGCACCCTCTTCCTGCTGCTGGTGCTGCGCCTGAAAAAAACGCCCCTGCACGGTCAGGCCATCCGCAAGAATGCCCTCTGCCTCCTGCTCTCCGGCGCGGCCCTGGGCTTCAACTGGATCTTCCTTTTCGAGGCCTTCCGCCATACGGGCATCGCCGTGGCCACGCTCTGCTATTACATGGCGCCGGTCTTCGTCATCCTGCTCTCGCCCCTGGTGCTCGGCGAACGCCTGACCCGCCGCAAGATCGTCTGCACCCTGCTGGCCGTGCTGGGGGCCGTGTGCATCTCCGGCGTGTTCACCGGCAGCCGGCAGGACCCGCGCGGCATCGCCTTCGGGCTGGCGGCCGCCCTGCTCTACTGTTCCCTCATCCTCCTCAACAAGCGTCTGCGCGGGCTGGATACGCTGGAGACCACCTTCTGCCAGCTCTGCACCGCCGCCCTGGTCATGCTGCCCTATGTGCTGCTGGGCGGACATCTGCACGGTCTTGCTCCCGCGCCCTCCACGCTCTTCCTGCTGCTGGTGGTGGGCATCGTCCACACGGGCCTGGTCTATATCCTGTTCTTCTCGGCTGTGGGCCGTCTCCCGGCCCAGACCACGGCCGTACTCAGCTATGTGGATCCCGTCACCGCCATCCTGCTGGCCACCCTCTTCCTGCACCAGCCCTTCGGCCCGGCGGAACTGTGCGGCACCGTCCTCATCCTGGGCGCCACGCTGGCCAACGAACTGCCGGGGAACAGGACGGCCGAGGCCCAATCCTAA
- a CDS encoding flavodoxin family protein, which yields MQVLLINGSPHPKGSTATALATVAQQLEKAGIETTTLHVGHKAIRGCIACGKCARTGLCVFKDDPVNECVERMREADGLVVGSPVYYAGPNASLCALLDRMFYMKSAPYAFKPAAAVVSCRRGGASASFDRLNKYFTIARMPVVSSQYWNSIHGNNAEEAVQDAEGLQIMRTLGDNMAWLLHCIEAGRKAGITPPAVEPWQPTNFIR from the coding sequence ATGCAGGTCCTGCTCATCAACGGCAGTCCCCATCCCAAGGGCAGCACGGCCACGGCCCTGGCCACTGTGGCCCAGCAACTGGAAAAGGCCGGTATCGAGACCACCACGCTTCACGTGGGCCACAAGGCCATCCGCGGCTGTATCGCCTGCGGCAAGTGTGCCCGGACCGGCCTGTGCGTCTTCAAGGACGATCCGGTCAACGAATGCGTCGAACGCATGCGTGAGGCCGACGGTCTGGTGGTGGGCTCGCCCGTCTATTATGCCGGGCCCAATGCCAGCCTGTGCGCCCTGCTGGACCGCATGTTCTACATGAAGTCCGCCCCCTACGCCTTCAAGCCCGCGGCCGCTGTGGTGAGCTGTCGTCGCGGCGGGGCCAGCGCTTCCTTCGACCGCCTCAACAAGTATTTCACCATCGCCCGCATGCCCGTGGTCTCCTCCCAGTACTGGAACTCCATCCACGGCAACAATGCGGAAGAAGCCGTGCAGGATGCCGAGGGCCTGCAGATCATGCGTACCCTGGGCGACAACATGGCCTGGCTGCTGCACTGCATCGAGGCCGGCCGCAAGGCGGGCATCACCCCGCCTGCCGTGGAACCCTGGCAGCCTACCAACTTCATCCGCTAG
- a CDS encoding DMT family transporter: MNAWLLLILAGLCEIGWPLGLKWAQSGLWRLPGFIMAGVCMLVSGALLFMAQKHIPIGTAYAVWTGIGAAGTFLAGALLFGDPVQPLRLAGIALIIAGVALLKLA, translated from the coding sequence ATGAACGCATGGCTGCTCCTGATACTGGCAGGACTGTGCGAGATAGGCTGGCCGCTGGGCCTCAAATGGGCGCAATCGGGCCTGTGGCGTCTGCCCGGATTCATCATGGCGGGCGTCTGCATGCTCGTCAGCGGCGCCCTGCTCTTCATGGCCCAGAAGCACATCCCCATCGGGACGGCCTACGCCGTCTGGACAGGCATAGGCGCGGCCGGTACCTTTCTGGCCGGGGCCCTGCTTTTCGGCGACCCCGTGCAGCCGCTGCGGCTTGCGGGCATCGCGCTCATCATCGCGGGCGTGGCCCTGCTCAAGCTGGCCTGA
- a CDS encoding LysR family transcriptional regulator: MIITTERLHYLWAVAETGSFSAAGRRLGVSGAAVQQVIRHFEQDLDAPLFRRSPGRSPVLTDLGRQFYFHALDIIPRLEGLENLAATRGQGQEGQLRIGLHGFVMFPEVRAALVELQQAFPLLEIFLYDGEDSVLHCDKLRQLDSSARHTVDILLAPARLRYDHGGQSVMAGRIIWRVVAAADHPLSRIRGSLSLDDLLRHRQLLPLPGVISSDAFYDSFRLSSHLVHYSQFYQLQEMLLAGMGFAVFPAQLARPFVEQGRLKLLELDFDDGISATAVELAWVEPLGTAGRWLVERLRELPPEEGGR, translated from the coding sequence ATGATCATCACCACGGAACGCCTGCACTATCTTTGGGCCGTGGCCGAAACCGGCTCCTTCTCGGCCGCCGGACGCCGTCTGGGCGTGAGCGGCGCGGCCGTGCAGCAGGTCATCCGGCATTTCGAGCAAGATCTGGACGCGCCCCTGTTCCGGCGCAGCCCGGGCCGCAGTCCGGTGCTGACCGACCTGGGGCGGCAATTCTACTTCCACGCCCTGGACATCATCCCGCGCCTGGAGGGGCTGGAGAACCTGGCCGCCACACGGGGCCAGGGGCAGGAAGGGCAGCTGCGCATCGGCCTGCACGGCTTCGTCATGTTCCCGGAGGTGCGGGCCGCGCTGGTGGAACTGCAACAGGCCTTCCCGCTGCTGGAGATATTCCTGTATGACGGCGAGGATTCCGTCCTGCATTGCGACAAGCTGCGCCAGCTGGACAGCAGCGCCCGCCATACGGTGGACATCCTGCTGGCCCCGGCGCGCCTGCGCTACGATCACGGCGGCCAGTCGGTCATGGCCGGGCGCATCATCTGGCGCGTGGTGGCCGCTGCCGACCATCCCCTGAGCCGCATCCGGGGCAGTCTTTCCCTGGACGACCTGTTGCGGCACCGCCAGCTCCTGCCCCTACCGGGCGTCATCAGTTCCGATGCCTTTTACGACAGTTTCCGCCTCAGCAGCCATCTGGTGCATTACAGCCAGTTCTACCAGTTGCAGGAGATGCTGCTGGCGGGCATGGGCTTTGCGGTCTTCCCGGCCCAGCTGGCCCGCCCTTTTGTGGAACAGGGGCGCCTCAAGCTGCTGGAACTGGACTTTGACGACGGCATCAGCGCCACCGCGGTGGAGCTGGCCTGGGTCGAGCCCCTGGGCACGGCCGGTCGCTGGCTGGTGGAACGCCTGCGCGAGCTGCCGCCGGAGGAAGGGGGGCGCTGA
- a CDS encoding fluoride efflux transporter FluC: MMDVTALRNCGLLFLAGGAGALARYGVSELANTLVGRQYPLGTFVVNVLGCFLFGLIWELAAVRLLISDTVRLIILVGFMGSFTTFSSLIFDSFALGQTRLALLLFNIGAQTILGFAALFLGMTVGKHW, encoded by the coding sequence ATGATGGATGTGACGGCGCTGCGCAATTGCGGCCTTCTTTTTCTGGCGGGCGGGGCGGGGGCCCTGGCACGCTACGGTGTTTCGGAACTGGCCAACACGCTGGTGGGGCGGCAGTATCCGCTGGGGACCTTTGTGGTCAACGTGCTGGGCTGCTTCCTGTTCGGGCTGATCTGGGAGCTGGCCGCGGTGCGCCTGCTCATCTCGGACACGGTGCGCCTGATCATCCTGGTGGGCTTCATGGGGTCGTTCACCACCTTCTCGTCCCTGATCTTCGATTCCTTCGCCCTGGGGCAGACCCGTCTGGCCCTGCTGCTGTTCAATATCGGCGCCCAGACCATCCTGGGCTTCGCGGCCCTTTTCCTGGGCATGACCGTGGGCAAGCACTGGTAG
- a CDS encoding potassium channel family protein: protein MFPLLHGRRWWHFRRFEGLLLSLACMFLLNIIFPGKIYGGTAQACYLPLQLLAGINLYGRLRPGFWAAALTAAGILALHPFQALSSMPRALQFSLLLLHGLFFFIILLEVFIQLYRAQTHRLHLDARQTLCAGLSGLLLIGYSGFFLFLLLENFQPGSFRGPDPGGVSLQDLFSFSYISLMTIGYGDITPVSWAARNATVLVSLSANIYSLVVIASIVGRTFASRPGQKADKEPAPKENP from the coding sequence ATGTTCCCCTTGCTGCACGGACGCCGCTGGTGGCATTTTCGCCGTTTTGAGGGTTTGCTGCTTTCCCTCGCCTGCATGTTCCTGCTGAATATCATTTTTCCCGGAAAAATCTATGGCGGCACGGCCCAGGCCTGCTACCTGCCCCTGCAACTGCTGGCCGGGATCAATCTGTACGGCCGCCTCCGGCCGGGCTTCTGGGCGGCGGCCCTGACGGCCGCAGGCATCCTGGCCCTGCATCCCTTCCAGGCGCTGTCCTCCATGCCCCGGGCGCTCCAGTTCAGCCTGCTTTTGCTGCACGGTCTGTTCTTCTTCATCATCCTGCTGGAAGTCTTCATCCAGCTTTACCGCGCCCAGACGCACCGCCTGCATCTGGATGCCCGGCAGACCCTTTGCGCGGGCCTTTCCGGCCTGCTGCTCATCGGCTACAGCGGCTTTTTCCTCTTCCTGCTGCTGGAGAACTTCCAGCCCGGTTCCTTCCGGGGCCCCGATCCCGGCGGTGTGAGCCTGCAGGATCTTTTCTCCTTCAGTTACATCAGCCTCATGACCATCGGCTACGGCGACATCACGCCCGTCTCCTGGGCCGCGCGCAATGCCACCGTGCTGGTGTCCCTGTCCGCCAACATCTACTCGCTGGTGGTCATCGCCTCCATCGTGGGCCGCACCTTTGCCAGCCGCCCCGGCCAGAAGGCGGACAAGGAGCCCGCCCCCAAAGAAAACCCGTAG